The proteins below are encoded in one region of Sedimentibacter sp. zth1:
- a CDS encoding CPBP family intramembrane glutamic endopeptidase codes for MENLSKKSPKQTISQIGVALFIFVLIAQAIQFPLVKIMLLFDENVSSQPWFLFVVSAISLYLIGFPIYLILMKKIPTKKLVKPEEDKKYSIKEIITFFLISYTAAILLNLVSTAVNLLISMMKGSEVINPLEKVISGSSIWYVLIFACILAPIMEEIIFRKILIDKLSRFGSTVAIVISAYAFALFHGNLSQLLYAFVLGLIFAYITVKSGTVKYSIILHVLVNFTGSCVPFIVMNLGENAIVVLGIIMWIVVISGIVLFFKKRKVLFAKIGDNVSENEEVYMNGELIYENDKLPLSKAFFNVGMLMFLAISIVMIIFAIMQ; via the coding sequence ATGGAGAATTTAAGTAAAAAAAGTCCAAAACAAACAATCTCACAAATAGGGGTAGCATTATTTATATTTGTGTTAATAGCACAAGCAATTCAATTTCCGTTAGTTAAGATAATGCTATTATTTGATGAAAATGTATCATCACAACCATGGTTCCTATTTGTAGTTTCTGCAATAAGCTTGTATTTGATAGGATTTCCAATTTATTTAATACTTATGAAGAAAATACCTACTAAAAAATTGGTTAAACCAGAAGAAGATAAAAAATATTCTATAAAAGAAATAATAACATTTTTTCTAATAAGCTATACAGCTGCAATATTATTAAATCTAGTAAGTACAGCAGTTAATTTATTAATATCTATGATGAAAGGCTCAGAAGTGATAAATCCTCTTGAGAAAGTTATTTCAGGATCAAGCATATGGTATGTGTTGATATTTGCATGTATACTAGCGCCAATTATGGAAGAAATAATATTTAGAAAAATACTTATTGACAAATTAAGTAGATTTGGTAGCACGGTAGCCATAGTTATTTCAGCATATGCGTTTGCTTTGTTTCATGGGAATTTGTCACAGCTTTTATATGCTTTTGTATTAGGACTTATATTTGCATATATAACAGTTAAATCAGGTACTGTAAAATACTCTATAATTTTACATGTGTTAGTGAATTTTACAGGATCGTGTGTGCCATTTATAGTTATGAATTTAGGCGAGAATGCAATTGTTGTCTTAGGAATAATTATGTGGATAGTAGTTATATCTGGAATAGTACTTTTTTTCAAAAAAAGAAAAGTATTATTTGCTAAAATTGGAGACAATGTATCAGAAAACGAGGAAGTATATATGAATGGTGAATTAATATATGAAAATGATAAGTTGCCACTTAGTAAAGCTTTTTTTAATGTTGGTATGCTTATGTTTTTAGCTATTTCAATTGTTATGATAATATTTGCTATAATGCAGTAA
- a CDS encoding calcium-translocating P-type ATPase, PMCA-type: protein MSIKKKKSKKFSGLTDKDVKKSRIRYGSNEITKKKNKSFLAQYGESFGDPTIKILLVALFLNVIFFIKNFNWFESIGIAVSIILATLVSTISEYGSQLAFEKLMEDSKKVKCKVWRNYELIEVLSQEIVVGDFVQLQAGDKIPADGILTYGSIDVDQSALNGETEEIHKIAIVDLNETKMNDKNLLNPNMLFSGGIVCDGEGIMLVHAIGDSTFYGTLALELQEEKQDSPLKKRLTQLAKTISRFGYLCAILIFLSSLFNSVVISNDFNIVKIATYIFTPYALIHDVIRAALLAVTIIVVAVPEGLPLMITVVLSSNMKKMVKDNVLVRKLVGIETAGSLNILFTDKTGTLTTGKLKVDTFISGDCTSYRSSYELNKCKKLWRLLYISSIYNNSSQKGIENHKKTIIGGNSTDKAIFEYALRHPVKNLNINKLDIIQFKSENKYATTSISGDLNITLIKGAPEKILPKCTMYYDINGNKSNLNNIFTITTKVRELSNNGIRVLAIATSEKHISQGSQENNFSNLTLVGVVGIRDKIRENAYESIDEATKAGVQIIMITGDGRDTATAIATELGLLEDKNKRVVITSDELNKMENKEVKRIFPSLKVVARALPSDKTRLVKVAQNMGMVVGMTGDGVNDAPALKKADVGFSMGSGTEIAKEASDIIILDNNFLSITKAILYGRTIFKSIRKFIIFQLSINVCAVGISLIGQFMGFDTPITVVQMLWINMVMDTLAGLAFAGESPLPEYMEEKPKKLNEKIINKYMGSQILFAGVFTTLMSIAFLKLPIINNLFRQSSNDRYLLTGFFAFFMFAAVFNSMNARTQRLNLFAHLFKNKAFVVIMTLVLVTQIILIYFGGPVFRAYGLTLKELRICIMFAFLVIPIDLIRKALLRMKATKEEIAKFL, encoded by the coding sequence ATGTCTATAAAGAAAAAAAAATCAAAAAAATTTAGTGGATTAACGGATAAAGATGTTAAAAAATCAAGGATTAGATATGGCTCTAATGAAATTACTAAGAAAAAAAACAAATCTTTTTTAGCTCAATATGGAGAAAGCTTTGGAGATCCAACAATTAAAATTTTACTAGTTGCATTATTTCTAAATGTCATATTCTTCATAAAAAATTTTAATTGGTTTGAATCAATAGGAATTGCTGTTTCGATTATTTTAGCAACATTGGTATCTACTATATCAGAGTATGGTAGTCAATTAGCATTTGAAAAACTAATGGAGGACTCTAAAAAAGTAAAATGTAAGGTGTGGAGAAATTATGAACTTATAGAGGTGTTAAGCCAAGAAATAGTAGTAGGAGATTTTGTTCAGCTACAGGCAGGTGATAAAATACCAGCGGATGGAATTTTGACTTATGGCTCTATTGATGTTGATCAATCAGCTTTAAATGGAGAAACAGAAGAAATTCACAAGATTGCAATAGTTGATTTAAATGAAACAAAAATGAATGATAAAAACTTGTTAAATCCCAATATGTTATTTAGTGGTGGGATAGTTTGCGATGGAGAAGGTATAATGTTAGTTCATGCTATTGGTGATAGTACATTTTATGGAACATTAGCATTAGAATTGCAAGAAGAAAAACAAGATAGTCCACTGAAAAAGCGACTAACACAATTAGCAAAAACAATTAGTAGATTTGGATATTTGTGTGCTATATTGATATTTTTATCATCCTTGTTTAATTCAGTAGTTATAAGCAATGATTTTAATATAGTAAAAATTGCAACATATATATTTACGCCATATGCTTTAATTCATGATGTGATAAGAGCAGCTCTTCTTGCAGTAACTATTATAGTTGTAGCTGTACCTGAGGGTTTGCCGTTGATGATAACAGTAGTTTTATCATCAAATATGAAAAAGATGGTAAAAGATAATGTATTGGTTAGAAAACTTGTAGGAATTGAAACAGCAGGAAGTTTAAATATTCTTTTTACCGATAAAACTGGAACATTAACAACAGGTAAATTAAAGGTAGATACTTTTATTTCAGGTGATTGTACGAGTTATAGAAGTTCGTATGAATTAAATAAATGTAAAAAACTATGGAGATTATTATACATATCGTCAATTTATAATAATAGTTCTCAAAAGGGAATAGAAAATCACAAAAAGACAATAATCGGAGGTAATTCAACAGATAAGGCTATATTTGAGTACGCTCTAAGGCATCCAGTTAAAAATTTGAATATAAACAAACTAGATATTATTCAGTTTAAAAGTGAAAATAAATATGCAACTACTAGTATTTCGGGTGATTTAAATATAACACTTATAAAAGGAGCTCCTGAAAAAATATTACCAAAATGCACAATGTATTATGATATTAATGGTAATAAGTCAAATTTAAATAATATTTTTACTATAACCACTAAAGTAAGAGAATTATCCAATAATGGTATAAGAGTTCTTGCTATTGCAACATCTGAAAAACATATTTCACAAGGTTCTCAAGAAAATAATTTTTCAAATTTAACCTTGGTAGGTGTAGTGGGTATAAGGGATAAAATTAGAGAAAATGCATATGAAAGCATTGATGAGGCTACAAAAGCAGGTGTGCAAATTATCATGATAACAGGTGACGGAAGAGATACAGCAACTGCTATTGCAACAGAGTTAGGATTGTTGGAGGATAAAAATAAAAGAGTAGTAATTACATCAGATGAACTAAATAAAATGGAAAACAAAGAAGTAAAAAGAATTTTTCCATCACTTAAAGTAGTTGCAAGGGCACTACCAAGTGATAAAACAAGACTTGTTAAAGTAGCTCAAAATATGGGTATGGTAGTAGGAATGACAGGCGATGGAGTTAATGATGCTCCGGCTCTAAAAAAAGCAGATGTTGGTTTCTCAATGGGTAGTGGTACTGAAATAGCTAAAGAGGCAAGTGATATAATTATTTTGGATAATAACTTTTTATCAATAACAAAAGCGATACTTTATGGAAGAACAATATTCAAAAGCATAAGAAAATTTATTATATTTCAGCTGTCTATCAACGTTTGTGCAGTTGGAATATCGTTGATAGGACAATTTATGGGGTTTGATACACCTATAACGGTAGTTCAAATGCTATGGATTAATATGGTTATGGATACACTTGCGGGCTTAGCATTTGCTGGTGAATCGCCACTTCCAGAGTATATGGAGGAAAAGCCTAAAAAATTGAATGAAAAAATTATTAATAAATACATGGGTTCGCAAATTTTGTTTGCAGGAGTATTTACTACGTTAATGTCAATAGCTTTTTTGAAATTGCCTATAATCAATAATTTGTTTAGGCAATCATCAAATGATAGATATTTGCTCACAGGATTTTTTGCATTTTTTATGTTTGCAGCAGTATTCAATAGTATGAATGCAAGAACTCAAAGATTGAATTTATTTGCACATTTATTTAAAAATAAAGCATTTGTAGTTATAATGACTCTTGTTTTAGTAACTCAGATAATTTTAATTTACTTTGGGGGACCAGTTTTTAGGGCATATGGATTAACGTTAAAAGAGCTTAGAATATGTATTATGTTTGCCTTTTTAGTAATTCCAATAGATTTAATTAGAAAGGCATTACTAAGAATGAAGGCTACAAAAGAGGAAATTGCAAAATTTTTATAG
- a CDS encoding MATE family efflux transporter: MFNKVILLTIGDIGVVTYTVISYASNMVLNTMLAVSQGVQPLISFNFGKKDNNAIFIYFKLALKVVTVFSILSYGICTVFSNTICRVFINSNEVNLINYSIKSLRIYALSYLIVGYNVVLAGFYSSVEKPKFALVISLGRGLIVISIVLVFMTNLFGDTGIWLSPFISEILVLIVSIGIFIKQFLCYFNNKKISNKIKIIQQ; encoded by the coding sequence ATGTTTAATAAGGTAATATTGCTTACGATAGGTGATATTGGAGTTGTAACATATACTGTTATTTCATATGCAAGTAATATGGTTTTAAATACAATGCTTGCTGTATCACAAGGTGTACAGCCACTTATAAGCTTTAATTTTGGTAAAAAAGATAATAATGCTATATTTATTTATTTTAAATTAGCACTAAAAGTAGTAACTGTTTTTTCAATATTATCATATGGAATTTGTACTGTGTTTTCCAATACAATTTGTAGAGTGTTTATAAATTCTAATGAAGTTAATTTAATTAATTACTCAATTAAGTCATTAAGAATTTATGCTCTATCCTATTTAATAGTTGGATATAATGTCGTGTTAGCTGGTTTTTATTCATCTGTAGAAAAACCAAAATTTGCACTAGTTATATCTCTTGGCAGAGGACTTATAGTTATATCAATTGTTCTTGTATTTATGACAAATCTATTTGGAGATACAGGCATTTGGTTATCACCATTTATATCTGAAATATTGGTTTTAATTGTTTCGATTGGAATATTTATAAAACAATTTTTGTGCTATTTCAACAATAAAAAAATATCAAACAAAATAAAAATAATTCAACAATAA
- a CDS encoding S8 family serine peptidase, giving the protein MKKFKFVSMFLTFLLLMSCFTSSLAIEQDQTVQLLSQKHNSEEKIKVIIELFDESIIDHSVNQNLNSKEFIQSSQAKALRKKLVGTQKQVQEQISKQLNYAIEYKHNYTYTFNGFAAKIHALDLDKIKALPNVKDVYVDVKYERPTPDMTSATDITYAPLIWDLDYKGEGTVVAVIDTGIDPNHELMVLSDDSTATLTKDSIAAVLGELNAKEIKNNLTVDGVYQSAKMPYTFDYADSDTDATVGNSEHGVHVSGIIGANMANCPEQFNGVAPEAQIIGMKVFSDAEDGAYSSDIFAAVEDSVTLGVDVMNLSLGSPAGFTKYVGYKELDSARIYDNARKAGVIAMISAGNEDHIGAGGNYMGYPTTKNTDTALVGSPSSNYSATSVASMENTFQNSKYIYSASLDRRIVYADISEDNPDGQFPFIETLSGSTYEYVYCGIGEEEDFEGKNLDGKIALISRGAINFSDKVANAAIHGAIGAIVFNNRDEDRLVNMSGTETQSIPSCFIFMEDGIALFNAEVKEITVDNELIGLVPNKTAGQMSGFTSWGPNPDLSFKPEVTAPGGKIYSTISNNEYAVMSGTSMAAPHAAGGAALVKQYINEKFSNLKDTKKAELVENLIMSTSRVMLDPDYYQYSPRRQGSGLLNLYGAINTEAYLLNKKTGKAKVELKDKLGDEYKVTFDVINFSDETRNYELQGSALTEQPVGWPYSENEYVTFPNALIISSEMTYKGESINVVSDVSTSSAIITDGEATIEVKPNSKATITINVKLDSEYTDALSSIYSNGFFVEGFIELLALDEGEPNLSIPYMGYYGEWDAAPIVDSFLLYDGSSFYFNYNNYYYGGLMYSPSNGSILGIDFNGMTDYNYITITPNGDGKEDDITANIALLRNARNIAISIKDADNKLIKKLSSDDYYRKEAYDAIYDMISTTDFTDGGTWDGTDKKGNVVENGQYYYEIVANIDYKNSTPQTYQIPVFLDTAKPKMTSCFITNKEDRKLLNIVLEDNGTMGYVEFYNNVDELFYEDTEDIMTDNVKSFIIDVTNDENITIVCSDLGENILSQKLNIQYIEDNPLVGEISIDDTEPIRLISTK; this is encoded by the coding sequence ATGAAAAAGTTTAAATTTGTCTCTATGTTTTTAACATTTCTATTGCTAATGTCATGCTTTACAAGCTCATTAGCAATAGAGCAAGATCAAACAGTTCAGCTATTAAGTCAGAAGCATAATAGTGAAGAAAAGATTAAGGTTATAATAGAGTTATTTGATGAAAGTATTATAGACCATAGTGTAAATCAAAACTTAAATTCCAAAGAATTTATTCAATCTAGTCAAGCAAAAGCTTTAAGAAAAAAATTGGTAGGAACACAAAAACAAGTTCAAGAGCAAATAAGTAAGCAATTAAATTATGCAATAGAGTATAAGCATAATTATACTTATACATTTAACGGTTTTGCAGCAAAAATTCATGCATTAGATTTGGACAAGATAAAGGCGTTGCCAAATGTAAAAGATGTTTATGTTGATGTAAAGTATGAAAGACCAACTCCAGATATGACATCTGCAACTGACATAACATATGCTCCATTAATATGGGATTTGGACTATAAAGGAGAAGGAACAGTTGTAGCAGTTATAGATACAGGCATAGATCCAAACCATGAATTGATGGTTTTGTCAGATGACAGCACAGCTACACTAACTAAAGATAGCATAGCTGCTGTTTTAGGAGAATTAAATGCAAAAGAAATCAAAAATAATTTAACTGTAGATGGTGTTTATCAATCAGCTAAAATGCCATATACATTTGATTATGCAGACAGTGATACAGATGCAACTGTAGGAAATAGCGAACATGGCGTTCATGTTTCAGGTATAATTGGAGCAAATATGGCTAATTGTCCAGAACAGTTTAACGGTGTTGCACCAGAAGCACAGATAATTGGTATGAAAGTATTTTCTGATGCTGAGGATGGAGCATATTCATCAGATATATTTGCCGCTGTTGAAGATTCAGTAACACTTGGCGTTGACGTAATGAATTTAAGCTTAGGTAGCCCTGCTGGATTTACCAAATATGTAGGTTATAAAGAGTTAGATTCTGCAAGAATATATGACAATGCAAGAAAAGCTGGAGTAATAGCTATGATTTCAGCTGGAAATGAAGATCATATAGGCGCAGGCGGAAATTATATGGGTTATCCAACTACTAAAAATACTGACACAGCATTAGTTGGAAGTCCATCAAGCAACTATTCTGCAACATCAGTAGCAAGTATGGAAAACACATTTCAGAATTCTAAATACATTTATAGTGCAAGTTTAGATAGACGTATTGTATATGCTGATATATCTGAAGATAACCCAGATGGCCAATTCCCATTTATAGAAACATTGAGTGGTTCTACATATGAATATGTATACTGCGGAATAGGTGAAGAAGAAGACTTTGAAGGGAAAAATTTAGACGGCAAAATAGCATTAATATCTAGAGGTGCTATAAATTTTAGTGATAAGGTTGCTAATGCGGCTATACATGGTGCAATAGGAGCAATTGTGTTTAATAACAGAGATGAAGATAGATTAGTAAATATGTCTGGTACTGAAACTCAATCAATACCATCATGCTTTATATTTATGGAAGATGGTATAGCACTTTTTAATGCTGAAGTTAAAGAAATAACGGTAGATAACGAACTTATTGGATTGGTACCTAATAAAACAGCTGGTCAAATGAGTGGTTTTACATCTTGGGGACCAAATCCTGATTTATCATTCAAACCTGAGGTAACTGCACCGGGTGGTAAAATATATTCTACTATAAGCAATAATGAGTATGCTGTTATGAGTGGAACATCAATGGCAGCGCCTCATGCAGCAGGTGGAGCAGCTCTTGTAAAACAATATATAAATGAAAAATTCTCTAACTTGAAAGATACAAAAAAAGCAGAATTAGTGGAAAATTTAATTATGAGTACTTCTCGTGTAATGTTAGATCCAGATTATTATCAATATTCACCTAGAAGACAGGGTAGTGGTTTGTTGAATCTATATGGTGCAATAAATACAGAAGCATATCTATTGAATAAGAAGACTGGAAAAGCAAAAGTTGAATTAAAAGACAAATTAGGTGATGAGTATAAGGTAACTTTTGATGTAATAAATTTTTCTGATGAAACAAGAAACTATGAATTGCAAGGTTCTGCATTGACGGAACAACCTGTAGGTTGGCCTTATAGTGAAAATGAGTATGTTACGTTCCCTAATGCGTTAATAATTTCATCTGAAATGACTTACAAAGGTGAAAGTATCAATGTTGTTTCAGATGTATCAACATCAAGTGCTATAATAACTGATGGCGAAGCTACAATAGAAGTTAAACCTAACAGTAAAGCTACAATAACTATAAATGTAAAATTGGATAGTGAATATACAGATGCTTTATCAAGTATTTATAGCAATGGATTTTTCGTTGAAGGATTTATCGAATTACTAGCTTTGGATGAAGGGGAACCTAATTTAAGCATACCATATATGGGATATTACGGAGAATGGGATGCTGCTCCTATCGTTGATAGTTTCTTATTATATGATGGAAGTTCATTCTATTTTAATTATAATAATTACTATTATGGTGGACTTATGTATTCACCTTCAAATGGTAGTATATTAGGGATAGATTTCAACGGAATGACTGATTACAATTATATTACAATAACTCCTAATGGTGATGGTAAAGAAGATGACATAACAGCTAATATTGCTTTATTAAGAAATGCAAGAAATATAGCTATCAGTATAAAAGACGCAGATAATAAGCTTATTAAAAAACTTTCAAGTGATGATTATTATAGAAAAGAAGCATATGATGCAATATATGATATGATTTCAACAACTGATTTTACAGATGGTGGTACATGGGATGGTACTGATAAAAAAGGCAACGTAGTAGAAAATGGACAATATTATTATGAAATAGTAGCAAATATTGACTATAAAAATTCTACTCCACAAACATACCAAATACCAGTATTTTTGGATACAGCAAAGCCTAAGATGACTTCATGCTTTATTACAAATAAAGAGGATAGAAAATTATTAAATATTGTATTAGAAGACAATGGAACTATGGGGTATGTCGAATTTTACAATAACGTTGATGAATTATTCTATGAAGATACTGAAGATATAATGACAGATAATGTTAAATCTTTTATCATAGATGTTACAAATGATGAAAATATTACAATTGTTTGCTCAGATTTAGGAGAAAACATTTTATCTCAAAAGCTTAATATACAATATATAGAAGACAATCCTCTAGTAGGAGAAATATCTATAGATGATACCGAGCCAATAAGACTAATAAGTACAAAATAG
- a CDS encoding TIGR04086 family membrane protein, with amino-acid sequence MKITYLLKFSVLMMILILLMFLILSLITYFFESSKIVGYIYNFVAPICIFVVAFSYAMKCGERGLLRGLEVWAVYFIIISFLKFTVLEGANINMLKHLIFIPVGIIGGILGVNFHK; translated from the coding sequence ATGAAAATCACTTATTTATTAAAATTTTCAGTATTAATGATGATATTGATACTTTTGATGTTTTTGATATTATCACTAATAACATATTTTTTCGAATCAAGCAAAATAGTAGGGTACATATATAATTTTGTAGCGCCAATATGTATTTTTGTAGTAGCGTTTTCATATGCTATGAAATGTGGAGAGAGAGGTTTGTTAAGGGGACTTGAGGTTTGGGCAGTATATTTCATAATTATTAGTTTTCTCAAATTCACCGTGTTAGAGGGTGCTAATATTAATATGTTGAAACACTTAATCTTTATTCCTGTTGGAATAATCGGTGGAATTTTGGGAGTAAATTTTCACAAATAA
- the scfA gene encoding six-cysteine ranthipeptide SCIFF — MKHIKTLNKTKLTDNLNHKGCGECQTSCQSACKTSCTVGNQQCENQ; from the coding sequence ATGAAACATATCAAAACTTTAAACAAGACTAAACTTACAGATAACTTAAATCACAAAGGCTGTGGAGAATGTCAAACTTCTTGTCAATCAGCATGCAAGACATCTTGTACTGTAGGAAATCAACAGTGCGAGAATCAATAA
- the scfB gene encoding thioether cross-link-forming SCIFF peptide maturase yields the protein MVHLFKIDDVFSAVDTNSGSVHILDEITYDLLQDECFRTEEELNKLLNKYSKEEIDEAIGEIEELIKNGMLYTEPVNVNKHIKTAVKALCLNVAHDCNLKCDYCFASQGNFGGTPCLMPFEVGKKALDFLVANSGNRINLEVDFFGGEPLMNFDVVKQLVHYGRSIEKEHNKHFRFTTTTNGVLLDDDKIDFINENMDNVVLSLDGRKEVNDRMRKTINNQGSYDIIVEKFKKLVEKRKDKSYFARGTFTAYNLDFSEDVKHMHELGFKSISVEPVVTEPTEPYALLDKHIDKLKSEYENLARYFVEANKNKENGFDFFHFFIDFDNGPCLYKRSIGCGAGVEYLAVTPEGDFYPCHQFVGDERFIIGNVDNGIVKKEICNGFGCVTVNSKEKCRNCWAKYYCSGGCHANAFNFNGTIKEPYSVGCELEKKRVECAIYIKAKQQQNME from the coding sequence ATGGTACATTTATTTAAGATTGATGATGTGTTTTCAGCTGTAGATACGAATAGTGGAAGTGTACACATCTTGGATGAAATAACATATGACTTATTGCAAGATGAGTGTTTTAGAACAGAAGAAGAATTAAACAAGTTGTTAAATAAATATAGCAAAGAAGAAATTGATGAAGCTATAGGTGAAATTGAAGAATTAATTAAGAATGGTATGCTTTATACAGAACCTGTAAATGTTAACAAGCACATAAAAACAGCAGTTAAAGCACTTTGCTTAAATGTTGCACATGATTGTAATTTAAAATGTGATTATTGTTTCGCTTCACAGGGGAATTTTGGTGGAACACCATGCTTGATGCCATTTGAAGTAGGTAAGAAGGCATTAGATTTCTTGGTTGCGAATTCAGGAAATAGAATAAATCTCGAAGTTGACTTTTTTGGTGGAGAACCCTTGATGAATTTTGATGTTGTAAAACAATTAGTTCATTATGGAAGAAGCATAGAAAAAGAGCATAACAAGCACTTTAGATTTACGACAACTACTAACGGTGTATTGTTAGATGATGATAAAATAGATTTTATTAATGAAAATATGGACAACGTAGTATTAAGTTTAGATGGTAGAAAAGAAGTTAATGATAGAATGAGAAAAACTATTAATAACCAAGGTAGCTACGATATAATTGTTGAAAAATTTAAAAAATTAGTAGAGAAAAGAAAAGATAAAAGTTATTTTGCAAGAGGAACTTTTACAGCATACAATCTTGATTTTTCAGAAGACGTTAAACATATGCACGAATTAGGGTTCAAAAGTATTTCTGTAGAGCCTGTAGTTACTGAACCAACCGAGCCATATGCATTATTAGATAAACATATTGATAAACTAAAGAGTGAATATGAAAATCTTGCTAGATATTTTGTAGAAGCTAATAAAAATAAAGAAAATGGATTTGATTTCTTTCATTTTTTTATAGATTTTGATAACGGACCTTGTCTTTACAAACGTTCAATAGGATGTGGTGCAGGAGTTGAATACTTAGCAGTAACTCCAGAAGGTGATTTTTATCCATGTCATCAATTTGTTGGTGATGAGAGATTTATCATTGGTAATGTTGATAATGGAATAGTTAAAAAAGAAATCTGCAATGGATTTGGCTGTGTTACTGTAAACAGCAAAGAAAAATGTAGAAATTGCTGGGCAAAATACTACTGTAGTGGTGGATGTCATGCTAACGCATTCAATTTTAATGGTACAATAAAAGAACCATATTCAGTTGGTTGTGAGCTTGAAAAGAAAAGAGTAGAGTGTGCTATTTATATAAAAGCTAAGCAACAGCAAAATATGGAATAA
- the secD gene encoding protein translocase subunit SecD yields the protein MKTRNTIIFAIVIVLVAFFAYTSICGLSIGNFTIDPISEDLELGLDLKGGVYVVLEAQTDITGTELDRKMKEAKLIIEERVNGLGVSEPNITIESGNRIRVELAGLKDPQEAIDLIGKTALLQFVDAEGKVLLTGQNVKEAEAILYENKPAVSLKFDSEGAKIFKEETKRLSEALAKDPKYDTSISIVLDGKTQSMPYVSETISSGESVISGNFTTEKAANLATVIRAGALPVELKEMEVSAIGPTLGLESFDKSVKAALIGIILIFIFMIAVYRLPGIIASIALSIYILIVLSFMIAIHAKLTLPGIAGLILSIGMAVDANVVIFERIKEEIKMGKTTRVAVKSGFKRALTSIIDANVTTMISGLVLFYFGTGMIKGFAVTLIIGLVVSVLTAVVITRALLNLVISMGIGKSHKLFGVKEVKNEN from the coding sequence ATGAAAACAAGAAATACAATAATCTTTGCTATTGTCATAGTACTTGTTGCGTTTTTTGCGTATACTTCGATTTGTGGATTATCAATTGGTAATTTCACTATTGATCCTATTTCTGAAGATCTTGAATTAGGTTTGGATTTAAAGGGTGGAGTATATGTTGTATTAGAAGCACAGACAGATATAACAGGTACTGAGCTTGATAGAAAAATGAAAGAAGCAAAGTTGATAATTGAAGAAAGAGTTAATGGTTTGGGCGTATCAGAACCAAATATTACAATTGAAAGTGGTAACAGAATAAGAGTTGAGCTTGCTGGACTTAAAGACCCACAGGAAGCAATCGATTTAATTGGTAAAACTGCACTTTTGCAATTTGTAGATGCCGAAGGTAAAGTTTTATTAACAGGACAAAATGTTAAAGAAGCAGAAGCTATACTTTATGAAAACAAACCTGCTGTTAGCTTGAAATTTGACTCTGAAGGTGCAAAAATATTCAAAGAAGAAACTAAAAGATTAAGTGAAGCACTTGCAAAGGATCCAAAATATGATACAAGCATATCTATAGTTTTGGACGGAAAAACTCAATCTATGCCATATGTTTCAGAGACTATATCTTCTGGGGAAAGTGTAATATCAGGTAATTTTACAACTGAAAAGGCTGCTAATTTAGCAACTGTAATTAGAGCAGGTGCTTTACCAGTTGAATTAAAGGAAATGGAAGTTTCAGCTATTGGTCCAACACTTGGATTAGAGTCTTTTGATAAAAGTGTTAAAGCAGCATTGATAGGAATTATATTAATATTTATATTTATGATAGCAGTTTATAGATTGCCTGGTATCATAGCAAGTATTGCGTTATCTATATATATACTAATAGTTCTTTCATTTATGATTGCAATTCATGCAAAACTTACATTGCCAGGTATTGCTGGTTTGATACTGTCAATTGGTATGGCGGTAGATGCAAATGTTGTAATTTTTGAAAGAATAAAAGAAGAAATAAAAATGGGAAAAACAACAAGAGTTGCTGTAAAATCAGGATTTAAACGTGCATTAACTTCTATTATAGATGCTAATGTAACTACGATGATTTCAGGTCTTGTATTATTCTATTTTGGTACAGGAATGATAAAAGGATTTGCTGTTACATTGATTATAGGTTTGGTAGTATCTGTATTAACTGCAGTTGTAATTACTAGAGCACTCCTCAACTTAGTGATTAGTATGGGTATAGGCAAAAGCCATAAGTTGTTTGGAGTTAAGGAGGTAAAAAATGAAAATTAA